The following proteins come from a genomic window of Yinghuangia sp. ASG 101:
- the dapB gene encoding 4-hydroxy-tetrahydrodipicolinate reductase: MTALRVAVIGAKGRMGAEACAAVEAADGLELVARVDLGDALDTLAEAGTQVAVDFTHPGVVMDNLDYCVRNGIHAVVGTSGFTPDRLEAVRARLAENPSVGVLIAPNFGIGAVLMMQFAAKAARFYESVEIVELHHPNKIDAPSGTARRTAELVAEARRAADLPPVPDATSDDPDGARGAKVDGIPVHAVRLRGLVAHQEVLLGDAGEMLTIRHDSFERTSFMPGVILGVRRVGSVPGLTLGLEHFLDLD; encoded by the coding sequence ATGACCGCGCTGCGGGTCGCCGTGATCGGGGCGAAGGGCCGAATGGGCGCCGAGGCGTGCGCGGCCGTGGAAGCGGCCGACGGACTCGAACTGGTCGCACGCGTCGACCTGGGCGACGCCCTCGACACCCTGGCCGAGGCGGGCACCCAGGTCGCCGTCGACTTCACCCATCCGGGTGTCGTCATGGACAACCTGGACTACTGCGTCCGCAACGGCATCCACGCCGTCGTCGGCACGAGCGGCTTCACGCCGGACCGCCTGGAGGCGGTGCGCGCGCGGCTCGCCGAGAACCCGTCCGTCGGCGTCCTCATCGCCCCGAACTTCGGCATCGGCGCCGTGCTGATGATGCAGTTCGCCGCGAAGGCCGCGCGGTTCTACGAGTCCGTCGAGATCGTCGAGCTGCACCACCCGAACAAGATCGACGCGCCCAGCGGCACCGCCCGGCGCACCGCCGAGCTCGTCGCCGAGGCACGCCGCGCCGCGGATCTCCCGCCGGTCCCGGACGCCACGTCCGACGACCCCGACGGGGCCCGCGGCGCGAAGGTCGACGGCATCCCCGTGCACGCCGTGCGCCTGCGCGGACTCGTCGCCCACCAGGAGGTCCTGCTCGGCGACGCGGGCGAGATGCTGACCATCCGCCACGACTCGTTCGAGCGCACCTCCTTCATGCCGGGCGTCATCCTGGGCGTCCGCCGGGTGGGCTCCGTACCCGGTCTCACACTGGGCCTGGAGCACTTCCTGGACCTGGACTAG
- a CDS encoding polyribonucleotide nucleotidyltransferase, which translates to MTFAEAVIDNGGFGTRTIRFETGRLARQAAGSAVAYLDDDTMVLSATTVSKRPKDQLDFFPLTVDVEERMYAAGKIPGSFFRREGRPSEDAILTCRLIDRPLRPSFAKGLRNEIQIVATVMALNPDHLYDVVAINAASMSTQLAGLPFSGPIGAVRVALIDGQWVAFPTHSELERAVFDMVVAGRVLPDGDVAIMMVEAEATTTTTELIKGGAVAPTEEIVSEGLEAAKPFVKTLCAAQARVAEQAAKETAEYPVFLDYQEDVYEALAASVTDELAAALTIGGKQARESELDRVKDLAAEKLLPQFEGREKEIGGAFRALTKKLVRQRVLRDKVRIDGRGLTDIRTLSAEVEVVPRVHGSALFERGETQILGVTTLNMLRMEQMIDTLNPETRKRYMHNYNFPPYSVGETGRVGSPKRREIGHGALAERALLPVLPSREEFPYAIRQVSEALGSNGSTSMGSVCASTMSLLNAGVPLRAPVAGIAMGLISDEVDGKTEYVTLTDILGAEDAYGDMDFKVAGTKQFVTALQLDTKLDGIPASVLAAALKQAKDARLHILDVMMEAIDTPDEMSQYAPRIITVKIPVEKIGEVIGPKGKMINQIQDDTGADITIEDDGTIYIGAVDGPSAEAARNVINQIANPQMPEVGERYLGTVVKTTTFGAFVSLMPGKDGLLHVSQLRKMAGGKRVENVEDVVKVGDKVQVEIAEIDQRGKLSLVPVVEGEEESGDDAEK; encoded by the coding sequence ATGACATTCGCCGAGGCCGTGATCGACAACGGCGGCTTCGGCACCCGTACTATCCGCTTCGAGACCGGCCGCCTGGCCCGCCAGGCGGCGGGGTCCGCGGTGGCCTACCTGGACGACGACACCATGGTGCTGTCGGCCACGACCGTGTCGAAGCGCCCGAAGGACCAGCTCGACTTCTTCCCCCTCACGGTGGACGTCGAGGAGCGCATGTACGCGGCCGGCAAGATCCCCGGCTCGTTCTTCCGCCGTGAGGGCCGGCCGTCCGAGGACGCCATCCTCACCTGCCGCCTGATCGACCGCCCGCTGCGCCCCTCCTTCGCGAAGGGCCTGCGCAACGAGATCCAGATCGTCGCGACGGTCATGGCGCTCAACCCCGACCACCTCTACGACGTCGTCGCCATCAACGCGGCCTCGATGTCGACGCAGCTGGCCGGGCTGCCGTTCTCCGGCCCGATCGGCGCCGTCCGCGTCGCACTGATCGACGGCCAGTGGGTGGCGTTCCCCACCCACAGCGAGCTGGAGCGCGCCGTCTTCGACATGGTCGTCGCCGGGCGCGTGCTGCCCGACGGCGACGTGGCGATCATGATGGTCGAGGCCGAGGCGACGACCACCACGACCGAGCTGATCAAGGGCGGTGCCGTCGCACCGACCGAGGAGATCGTCTCCGAGGGCCTGGAAGCGGCCAAGCCGTTCGTCAAGACCCTGTGCGCGGCCCAGGCCCGGGTCGCCGAGCAGGCCGCCAAGGAGACCGCCGAGTACCCCGTCTTCCTCGACTACCAGGAGGACGTGTACGAGGCGCTGGCCGCGTCCGTCACCGACGAGCTGGCCGCCGCGCTCACCATCGGCGGCAAGCAGGCCCGCGAGAGCGAGCTGGACCGCGTCAAGGACCTCGCCGCCGAGAAGCTGCTGCCGCAGTTCGAGGGCCGCGAGAAGGAGATCGGCGGGGCGTTCCGCGCGCTGACCAAGAAGCTCGTCCGGCAGCGCGTCCTGCGCGACAAGGTCCGCATCGACGGCCGCGGGCTCACCGACATCCGCACGCTCTCGGCCGAGGTCGAGGTCGTGCCGCGCGTGCACGGCTCGGCGCTGTTCGAGCGCGGGGAGACGCAGATCCTCGGCGTCACCACGCTCAACATGCTCCGCATGGAGCAGATGATCGACACGCTCAACCCCGAGACGCGCAAGCGCTACATGCACAACTACAACTTCCCGCCGTACTCGGTCGGCGAGACCGGCCGCGTCGGATCCCCGAAGCGCCGCGAGATCGGCCACGGCGCGCTCGCCGAGCGCGCCCTGCTGCCGGTGCTGCCGTCGCGCGAGGAGTTCCCGTACGCGATCCGCCAGGTCTCCGAGGCCCTCGGCTCGAACGGCTCGACCTCGATGGGCTCGGTCTGCGCGTCCACGATGTCGCTGCTCAACGCCGGTGTGCCGCTGCGCGCCCCGGTCGCGGGCATCGCGATGGGCCTGATCTCGGACGAGGTCGACGGCAAGACCGAGTACGTGACGCTGACCGACATCCTCGGTGCCGAGGACGCGTACGGCGACATGGACTTCAAGGTCGCCGGCACGAAGCAGTTCGTCACCGCGCTGCAGCTCGACACCAAGCTCGACGGCATCCCCGCCTCGGTGCTCGCCGCCGCGCTCAAGCAGGCCAAGGACGCGCGCCTGCACATCCTCGACGTGATGATGGAGGCCATCGACACGCCGGACGAGATGTCGCAGTACGCCCCGCGGATCATCACGGTGAAGATCCCGGTCGAGAAGATCGGCGAGGTCATCGGCCCGAAGGGCAAGATGATCAACCAGATCCAGGACGACACCGGCGCCGACATCACGATCGAGGACGACGGCACGATCTACATCGGTGCCGTCGACGGCCCGTCCGCCGAGGCCGCGCGGAACGTGATCAACCAGATCGCGAACCCGCAGATGCCCGAGGTCGGCGAGCGCTACCTCGGCACCGTCGTCAAGACCACGACGTTCGGCGCGTTCGTGTCGCTCATGCCGGGCAAGGACGGCCTGCTGCACGTCTCGCAGCTGCGCAAGATGGCCGGCGGCAAGCGTGTCGAGAACGTCGAGGACGTCGTCAAGGTCGGCGACAAGGTCCAGGTCGAGATCGCCGAGATCGACCAGCGCGGCAAGCTCTCGCTCGTCCCGGTCGTCGAGGGCGAGGAAGAGTCCGGAGACGACGCCGAGAAGTGA
- a CDS encoding M16 family metallopeptidase → MTNTADRSPAAAFVQRPGSTKTLLKGDDGGVVRRTVLPGGLRIVTEAMPGVRSATFGIWVGVGSRDETPALAGATHYLEHLLFKGTAKRDALEISAALDAVGGEMNAFTAKEYTCYYARVLDTDLPLAIDVVSDMVTASLIRAEDVESERGVVLEEIAMNEDDPGDLVHELFAAALLGDMPLGRPVLGTVDSVNALTRPQIAGYYRRRYRPPNMVVTAAGNVDHGKVVRLVKNAFADVPVDADATPTPPRGGVRTVRGGGNIRVLERPTEQAHLILGMPGVSRADDRRFALAVLNAALGGGMSSRLFQEIREKRGLAYSVYSYTSGHADLGMFGVYAGCLPGKVHEVLRIVRGELDKVVADGITEEELRRAIGQLHGSLVLGLEDSGSRMSRIGKSELVHGEHLSVDDQLAIIAAVTGEQVREVARDVLGSRPTLALVGPFPDPDAFAAAVS, encoded by the coding sequence GTGACCAACACGGCTGACAGGAGCCCGGCCGCCGCCTTCGTGCAGCGGCCGGGCTCCACCAAAACCCTGCTCAAGGGCGACGACGGCGGAGTCGTCCGCCGCACCGTGCTCCCCGGCGGGCTCCGCATCGTGACCGAGGCGATGCCCGGTGTGCGCTCGGCGACCTTCGGCATCTGGGTCGGCGTCGGATCACGCGACGAGACCCCCGCGCTCGCCGGAGCCACGCACTACCTGGAGCACCTGCTCTTCAAGGGCACCGCCAAGCGCGACGCCCTGGAGATCTCCGCCGCGCTCGACGCGGTCGGCGGCGAGATGAACGCGTTCACCGCCAAGGAGTACACGTGCTACTACGCGCGCGTGCTCGACACCGACCTGCCGCTGGCCATCGACGTGGTCTCCGACATGGTGACCGCCTCGCTCATCCGCGCCGAGGACGTCGAGAGCGAGCGCGGTGTCGTCCTCGAAGAGATCGCCATGAACGAGGACGACCCCGGCGACCTCGTCCACGAGCTGTTCGCCGCGGCGCTGCTCGGCGACATGCCCCTCGGCCGCCCGGTCCTCGGCACCGTCGACTCCGTCAACGCCCTCACCCGCCCGCAGATCGCCGGCTACTACCGCCGCCGCTACCGGCCGCCGAACATGGTGGTCACCGCGGCCGGCAACGTCGACCACGGCAAAGTGGTCCGGTTGGTCAAGAACGCCTTCGCGGACGTCCCGGTCGACGCCGACGCGACACCGACACCCCCGCGCGGCGGCGTGCGGACGGTGCGCGGCGGCGGCAACATCCGCGTCCTCGAACGCCCCACCGAGCAGGCCCACCTGATACTGGGCATGCCGGGCGTCTCCCGCGCCGACGACCGCCGCTTCGCGCTCGCGGTGCTCAACGCCGCGCTCGGCGGCGGCATGAGTTCGCGCCTGTTCCAGGAGATCCGCGAGAAGCGCGGGCTCGCCTACTCCGTCTACTCGTACACGTCCGGCCACGCCGACCTCGGCATGTTCGGCGTGTACGCGGGCTGCCTCCCCGGCAAGGTCCACGAGGTGCTGCGCATCGTGCGCGGCGAACTCGACAAAGTGGTCGCGGACGGCATCACCGAAGAGGAACTGCGCCGGGCGATCGGCCAGTTGCACGGGTCGCTCGTGCTCGGCCTGGAGGACTCCGGGTCGCGGATGAGCCGCATCGGCAAAAGCGAACTCGTGCACGGCGAGCACCTCTCGGTCGACGACCAGCTCGCGATCATCGCAGCGGTCACCGGCGAGCAAGTCCGGGAGGTGGCGCGGGACGTCCTCGGGTCACGTCCTACGCTTGCCCTCGTCGGGCCGTTCCCCGACCCGGACGCGTTCGCCGCGGCGGTGTCCTGA
- the rpsO gene encoding 30S ribosomal protein S15 → MSLDAATKKSIMAEYATKEGDTGSPEVQIALLSRRINDLTEHLKQHKHDHHSRRGLLLLVGQRRRLLKYLAKVDIERYRSLIARLGIRAGSTGVR, encoded by the coding sequence GTGTCGCTGGACGCCGCAACGAAGAAGAGCATCATGGCCGAGTACGCCACCAAGGAAGGCGACACCGGCTCCCCCGAGGTCCAGATCGCGCTGCTTTCCCGCCGCATCAACGACCTCACCGAGCACCTGAAGCAGCACAAGCACGACCACCACAGCCGCCGCGGCCTGCTGCTGCTCGTCGGTCAGCGCCGCCGCCTCCTGAAGTACCTGGCCAAGGTCGACATCGAGCGCTACCGCTCGCTGATCGCGCGCCTCGGGATCCGCGCCGGTTCGACGGGCGTTCGCTAA